The sequence TCGGATTTCCTGGTCTATGTCAACCGCGCCGGCTGCGAGGACGGGATAAGCTTCAGCGGCAGTTCCCACGCACTGGACCCGCACGGCGATCTGATAGCCGAGCTGCCGTTCCTGGAACAAGCCGGAGCAACTGTAGAAATCGATCTCGATGAACTCTCGCGGGCCAGGATCGGATCGCCGATCCTGCGCGACGAGAAATTTCTGGCGAGCCTGAATGAACTTGACCGGATCAAAAAAGAATCCTTTGGCGGTTAACTGCCCGGAAGTCGTGAAAGTACTGAGCGGTTTTATCCGTATTGAAGTACAAAAAACAGGCTTCGAGAAAGTTGTCCTGGGGCTTTCCGGCGGTATCGATTCCAGTCTGTCCGCCGCGCTGGCGGTTGATGCGCTGGGTGCCGATAACGTGTACGGTGTGATGATGCCCTACAAAAACTCCAACCCGGACAGCCTGGGCGACGCCACCGTGCTGGCCGAAAAGCTGGGGATCGAAAGCAGGACGATGGAGATCACCCAGATGGTCGAGCCGTATTTCAAGACGGCGGCCGGGATCGACAACATGCGCCGGGGCAACGTGATGGCCCGCCAGAGGATGATCGTGCTCTACGACCTCTCGGCGGAAATCAGTGCGCTGGTACTGGGCACCAGCAACAAAACCGAGTACCTGCTGGGCTACAGCACCCTGTGGGGAGACAGCGCGTGTGCTCTCAATCCCCTCGGCGATCTCTACAAGACCCAGGTCTGGAAGCTGGCCCGGTTTCTTGAACTGCCGGAGCGGATTATCAGCAAGAAACCCAGCGCAGATCTGTGGACCGGCCAGACGGATGAAGAGGAGCTCGGATTCACGTACAAGGAAGCCGACGAGGTGCTGGCCCTGCTGGTAGACTGCAGGATGAAAACCGAACAGGCCGCCGCGCGCGGCCACGATGAGCAATTTGTCGACCGGATCATGCGGATGGTGCGCCAGACACAATACAAGCGCCATCTGCCGCTGATCGCCAAACTGAGCAACAGGACAATCAACAGGGATTTCCGATTTCCCAGAGACTGGGGTCTCTGAATCCCGCCTTACACCAGGGGGGGAGGTTTAAATGCCTATGACATTACAGGTCATAATCGCGGTGGCGCTTTCGATAATCGCGATTTACTTTCTTGTGCTCACGGCCCTTACTATCGTCGCGTACCTCAAAATCAGAGCGCTGCAGCGTTACGTCAATTCCGTGGTGCGAGACAGGCTGGACCAGAGCCTCGAGCACCTGAAAAACATCAGCGAGCGGGTGGAGGAAGTCGCCGACAGTACCGCCGGAAAGGTCGAAGACCTGACCGGTATTCTGCCGGAGCTGCGCGATAAGCTGGAGGAACTGATCGATCTGCTCGATCTCGTTCAGGAAAAACTGAGAAGCCCCCTGCTGAATATCGTTTCCGCGGTTAAAATCTTCTCCGACAAGGTACATCGCTGGATGTAAAACAATTTTGCCTGCCCTTAACTTATTAAGGAGGATCAGGATGACGAACAGTGATTACGGACCATTCTCGGTAATCAAAGCCTTTGTCATGGGAGCGGTGGCGGGAGCCGGAGTTGCGCTGCTGTTCGCTCCGTTCTCAGGCGAGGAGACGCGTAAGAAGATTACGGACAAGAGCGACGAGACTTTGAAGTCGGTCAAGGACAGCAGCGACCTGATGTTGAAGAAAAGCCACGAGATGCTGGACGAGGGCAAGAAAGCGGTGGACTCACTCAAGGGCGAGCTGGGTAAAGTGGTTGATGAGGGCAAGAAGTCGCTGGAGACTATCCGCGAGGAGATCAACAAGTTCGTCGAGGAGAGCAAGGACTCGATGAAAAAGACGGTCAAGGAAGAGATGGCGGCGCTGGAAGAGGAACTGGCCGGCAAGAAAAAGACCGGCACCCGTTCTCGCCGCACGAGCAGCAGAAGTGCCAAAAAAAGCTGACCGGGATTTTAACGCTGAATAAAAAAGCCGCCGGAACCTGTTGGTTCCGGCGGCTTTTTTATTTTTTACAGTACCGCTCAGCGCTTACTTCAGCATGATCATCTTACGGGTAACATTGTACTCGGAAGAGATGAAGCGATAGAAGTAAACGCCGCTGCTGACCTGGCGGCCGTAGTTGTCGGTGCCATCCCAGAAGACGGAATAGGTACCGGCGCCCTTCATACCCTTATCCAGAGTCCTTATCAGCCTGCCGCGGATGTCGTAGACGTTCAGCCTGAACTGGACGCTGCCGGCATCGTCGGGGATCTGATAATTGATCGTGGTCGAAGGGTTGAACGGGTTCGGGTGGTTCTGCAGCAAGCTGAAATCCTTGGGCAGAGACGCACCGGGACCAACGCCCTCGCCATCGTTGGGCACACGGAAATCCAGGCTGGCGGTCGCACCTATGGACTCGACACCGAGCATGCTGCCATCAGCGGCGGTAAGCTGGACACCGCCGAGTCCCAGTGCCAGGTCGACCGTAGGTCCACCAGGCGCCGGTACCGTAAAGGCGCTGCTATCGATGTCGAAAACCACGTGGAACAACTGACCGTTACCGGCGGCGATAGAACCACCCGCGACCGGCGAATAAGCGATCACGTGAACGTAGCTGCCGCTGTCGTTGGCAGTCACAACCCAGCCGTCGGCGCGGTCGACGTGCAGCACGATATCGGAAGACAGCGAAAGGATGTCTTCCTGACCGGCGGGCTCCGTAATATAGAATTCGACCGCCGATACTGCCGAGGCGTTCTTCAACACGACAGGCACGTGCAACTGGCCGTCGATGATGATTGCCGTACCCTCGCCCACCATGTCAGCCAGGGAAAGAGTATCGCCGAACGAGAACGAGAGTTCGGTGGCCCCAACCGGCGGAGCGATCTGGCTGCCCACGGAAGTGCCCGCCATATCCTTCAGGTCCACCGTGCTCAGTGCGACCGAGGCCGTAACTCCGGCCCCCACGCTGGCCACGTCGAACAGCAGCGTGCACAGGCCGCCCAAACCACCGGGACCGATGCTGGCGCCGCTGAAGTTGATTGTGGCCTGCTTGTCGGAGACAGCAACAGCGGCCAGAGCCGTGCTGATATCCGCAATCACGGGAGCAGCGAAAGTGGCCCCGACGGCCCTGGCGCCGGCCGTAACCGATCGCAGGGTCAGGACCGAACTGGGATAGGTAACGACAAAGCTACCGCTACCAACCGAGTCCTTGTTGGCAACCTGAACGGCCACGGAAACACCGCCGCCGCTGGCCGCGCCCTGAGTGGCAACCATCTGCAGATAGTTGTTGTCAGGGATTTCGGCAACAATGATCGAATTGGTGCTGAAGTACGGCAGACCTTCGAATGCTGGTCCGTCCACCGGAAAAGGCTGAATACTTAGGCCATCCTCTTCCAACGTCAATTCGTACGTGCCCTCGGGGAAATCTGCCGGGACATTAATGTACAGCTTGGCGAATGGTCCGACTGCCGCAGGATCGATACCGCCGAACTCCGGAGGCAGGGTCCTCAAGTAGAGATCGATATTGGCGTTCAGAATGATAACACCCATCGTTCCGACACCGGTGGTTTCATCCAGGCTAATCTGCACCAATGGGCTGGTAGCTACATCCGCCAATATCTTGCCGTACCCCTCAGTCCACTCGTAAGCCCAGGTCCCTGGGTCCGTCGGCATGGTGCCTTCGGCCAGATCAACCCCCACGTCGGTGGTTACCATGCCTGCTGGCAAGCCAGAAGCAACCAGAATGAAGCCGCCGGAGCTTTCGGAGTGGAACCTGGCGTCCACGGTGACAGTCAGCACCTCTCCTGGCTCGACCGAGGAGAAATTGACCGTGATGGAATCGGGCAACTGCTGTGCCGCCAGGTAGGCAATGTTGAACAAGACAAGTACTATTCCGAGGAATAGTATCTTAATAATTTTCATATCACTTTCCCCCTGATGAGCTTATTAAAGAAGCGAAGCCCGCTCGGGGACCCGCGCCGTATACGGCGCGGGTCCCGTCGCCGTGGCTCGTCTACTTCACAATTACCATCTTTCTCATCGCCGAAAACTCACCGGCACTCATTCTGTAGAAGTACACACCCGAAGAAACGCGCTGTCCGCTGGAGGTGGTGCCGTTCCAGTTAACAGTGTAATCTCCGGACTCCTTGAACTCATCCACCAGGGTAATAACTTTCTGTCCACGGACGTTGTACACAACGATCTGAACCTGCGCCGCCTCGCCCTCGGAGACCTGATACTTGATCGTGGTCGAGGGGTTGAACGGGTTCGGGCTGTTCTGGGACAGAGAATGGGCCTTAGGCAAGGCTATCCGGCTTACCTTGGCAGCCTCGATATGCACGTTTCCGTCACGGTCGGCCATTTCAACCAGTTCCAGGTTCAGGCCGGCGGACTCATAGTCCGTGTCACGGAAAGCGACACTGAACAGGTTGCCGACCTCGGCCGGAATGAACCCGCTCAGGTTGATGATGTCGACATACAGCCGTCCATCGGCGACAACCTTCTTGATCATCATCTTGCCGACCATCGAAGGCGCCAGGCTCACATCCTCCAGCTGATACATGCTGTCAAAGCTGAAGGTGAAGCGTGCCGCCACAATCTCGAAGTCGGTCTTGAGATCGATCAACGCCGCGCCGTCGGAGATCCGGTAGCTGGTAGCCACCGCATCCTGCACCGCCGCCAGCATGCTCGAAGGCAGAGGCTGGGCGAGCAGCTCGGCGATCAGCTCTGCCAGGATTTCGAACGGTACCATCTCTTCCATATTGATATAGTACCAGATGTCGCCGATATTCGTCTCGCCGTCACCGTTCAGGTCGTTGTCCGCCAGCACGACAACGGCAATGGAGCCACTGGCGGTCAACACCGTAACATCATTGCCTTCCGTGTCGGAGAGCGAAACATCGCTCAGCGTCAGGGCTAAAGAAGCGCCCGCGGCCGCGGAGCTATCGACCGTGAAGTTGAGCACGGCGAGTGCCTTGACTGTACTGCTTGCCAAGACCGGGTTGGTGAGGCTGGAGTCGAGCATGTCGATTATCAACTCGCCCGCGGCGTTAGCCGCAGCGATATCGACCGCAACCACGGGTGCCAGACCTGCGACATTCGCGCCCGGCGTGATATCGGTCAGCACCAGCATGGTGTTGTCGAACGACACCTTGAAGCTGACGCCGGCGATATCGTCCTCCGTGTTGGTCAGCGCGACCACGGGCATTGCCACACCGCCGGGACGCGCCGTCCGGTTACGGACCCTGACCTCGGTAAGCGAAACAACGCCGCCGGGAGACACCGGGCCGACAGTTACCACGTCACCCATGTTACCGGCAAGATCGGCAACCATGAAGTCGTAGTAATAGGCGACTCCCTGGGTGACATTGACGTCCTCGTAGGAGTCAGTAGCGCCGGGAACCGGAGTATCCTTTGTGACAACCGTCACGGTATCCGTCCCGTCCCGACGCACGATCTTGACATAGTCCAGGTCCGAGGCGGTCGGGTTGCGCCAGCTGAGCGTGATCGAGTTGGGGTTTTCATCCGCCACGACATTGCTGACCGCGCCGGGCGGAATGATATCCGAAACCACCGCGACAAAGCCGGCGATGCCGGTAGGACTGTACTCGACCGGATCCCAGTTCTCGTCCCTGCCGGCCAGCAGGCCGGAAGGAGTCAACCACGTGGTATCGCCGGTGGACAGCGTGGAAT is a genomic window of Candidatus Glassbacteria bacterium containing:
- a CDS encoding NAD+ synthase; protein product: MNLTGSKKNPLAVNCPEVVKVLSGFIRIEVQKTGFEKVVLGLSGGIDSSLSAALAVDALGADNVYGVMMPYKNSNPDSLGDATVLAEKLGIESRTMEITQMVEPYFKTAAGIDNMRRGNVMARQRMIVLYDLSAEISALVLGTSNKTEYLLGYSTLWGDSACALNPLGDLYKTQVWKLARFLELPERIISKKPSADLWTGQTDEEELGFTYKEADEVLALLVDCRMKTEQAAARGHDEQFVDRIMRMVRQTQYKRHLPLIAKLSNRTINRDFRFPRDWGL
- a CDS encoding YtxH domain-containing protein, whose translation is MTNSDYGPFSVIKAFVMGAVAGAGVALLFAPFSGEETRKKITDKSDETLKSVKDSSDLMLKKSHEMLDEGKKAVDSLKGELGKVVDEGKKSLETIREEINKFVEESKDSMKKTVKEEMAALEEELAGKKKTGTRSRRTSSRSAKKS
- a CDS encoding T9SS type A sorting domain-containing protein; amino-acid sequence: MKIIKILFLGIVLVLFNIAYLAAQQLPDSITVNFSSVEPGEVLTVTVDARFHSESSGGFILVASGLPAGMVTTDVGVDLAEGTMPTDPGTWAYEWTEGYGKILADVATSPLVQISLDETTGVGTMGVIILNANIDLYLRTLPPEFGGIDPAAVGPFAKLYINVPADFPEGTYELTLEEDGLSIQPFPVDGPAFEGLPYFSTNSIIVAEIPDNNYLQMVATQGAASGGGVSVAVQVANKDSVGSGSFVVTYPSSVLTLRSVTAGARAVGATFAAPVIADISTALAAVAVSDKQATINFSGASIGPGGLGGLCTLLFDVASVGAGVTASVALSTVDLKDMAGTSVGSQIAPPVGATELSFSFGDTLSLADMVGEGTAIIIDGQLHVPVVLKNASAVSAVEFYITEPAGQEDILSLSSDIVLHVDRADGWVVTANDSGSYVHVIAYSPVAGGSIAAGNGQLFHVVFDIDSSAFTVPAPGGPTVDLALGLGGVQLTAADGSMLGVESIGATASLDFRVPNDGEGVGPGASLPKDFSLLQNHPNPFNPSTTINYQIPDDAGSVQFRLNVYDIRGRLIRTLDKGMKGAGTYSVFWDGTDNYGRQVSSGVYFYRFISSEYNVTRKMIMLK